In one window of Chryseobacterium sp. JV274 DNA:
- a CDS encoding Gfo/Idh/MocA family oxidoreductase — protein MQLVKAGLCAFGMSGKVFHAPFLKEHPGFFISAVVERSKEESKEKYPEATIYRSVEEMLQHADVELVIINTPVQTHYEYAKKALEAGKNIIVEKPFTVNVSEAEELVQLAEEKGLFLSVYQNRRFDRDFLQVQKILNDKKIGNIKEAEIRFDRFRTTPSGKQHKESPDQVGSGTLHDLGAHLVDQAVQYFGYPEKLFADVFSMKGKEFANDYFEILLFYKNDLRVRLKTSVFSKEGHYAYTIHGDRGTFLQERTDNQENELVAGAIPVYGKEWTQPLKETDGILNLLNDQSETEKSLTSSEAGNYMDYYQQIYEHIVFGYALPSPGREVIQNMKIIDASLESAKEERVIKL, from the coding sequence ATGCAATTGGTAAAAGCAGGGCTTTGTGCCTTTGGAATGAGTGGAAAAGTATTCCATGCTCCCTTTTTAAAGGAACATCCGGGATTTTTTATATCTGCTGTAGTGGAAAGAAGCAAGGAAGAATCTAAAGAGAAATATCCTGAAGCAACCATTTACCGTTCTGTAGAGGAAATGCTTCAGCATGCAGATGTAGAGCTGGTTATCATCAATACTCCTGTCCAGACTCACTATGAATATGCCAAAAAAGCTTTGGAAGCCGGAAAAAATATTATTGTAGAAAAACCCTTTACTGTAAATGTTTCCGAAGCTGAAGAACTGGTGCAGTTGGCAGAAGAAAAAGGATTGTTTTTAAGTGTGTATCAAAACAGAAGATTTGACAGGGACTTTTTACAGGTTCAAAAGATTTTAAATGATAAAAAAATAGGGAATATTAAAGAAGCTGAAATTCGTTTTGACAGATTCCGTACAACGCCTAGTGGAAAACAGCATAAAGAAAGTCCGGACCAGGTAGGCTCAGGAACACTTCATGATCTGGGAGCACATCTTGTAGACCAGGCTGTACAGTATTTTGGATATCCTGAAAAACTTTTTGCAGATGTATTTTCTATGAAAGGAAAAGAATTCGCAAATGATTATTTCGAGATTCTGCTATTCTATAAAAATGATCTGAGAGTAAGACTAAAAACATCGGTTTTCAGTAAAGAAGGTCACTACGCATATACTATTCACGGCGATAGAGGAACTTTTTTACAGGAAAGAACAGATAATCAGGAAAATGAATTAGTAGCAGGTGCAATTCCTGTATATGGTAAAGAATGGACCCAGCCATTGAAAGAAACGGATGGAATTTTAAACCTCCTGAATGATCAATCAGAAACAGAAAAAAGCCTTACGTCCAGTGAAGCCGGAAATTATATGGATTATTACCAGCAAATCTATGAGCACATTGTGTTTGGATATGCTTTACCGTCTCCGGGAAGAGAAGTTATTCAGAATATGAAAATTATTGATGCTTCCCTGGAAAGTGCAAAAGAAGAAAGAGTAATTAAATTATAA
- a CDS encoding TonB-dependent siderophore receptor, whose translation MKRQLLSLGLLFIAVSASSQMKNAEADTIRTQTIEDINLHKTGNPNQARPLSTKSNLTVMENPQPIAIVTHEIIEQQQAKQLSDVLQNVNGMYVTSSRGNSQDSFGGRGFILGNDNIFKNGTRVNSGVFPEVSGLERVEVLKGANAMLFGNAAAGGIINMITKKPKFNFGGSIGLNGGSWNSYKPTVDIYGPLSKNIAFRINGAYEYAESFRDVVESEKYYFNPSFLFNLSPKSQLIVEADYLKNNFTPDFGLGSITNPDGSYKINDLLPKNAFLGADWQYQNVEQVSTNITFNHQFTEKWSLNTVASYQNYTKDYYSTERVQWGYEKNTNRLFWQRPLNKTFNEQNYTSLQVNINGEFNTGKINHKVLIGTDGDYGVQNNYTYTNPTIYGTNGNTSPINNNLYLDDSSSWASGKMPDASLKDRTRIPTQRFGIYIQDFISLTKQFKVIAGLRWSYLETMTNTKNTFSNDLGDVDQKNTAISDRAFSPKAGLVYMPNDNLSVFATYTNSFAQNTGKDIYEQALKPTTIDQYEAGVKKNFWNNALAVNLTAYQIVYNNYYQTAPQLANGQANSDSFYKEFAGKMRSRGVELDITGNPTENLSIIGGFSYNNSVYLDTPDGFGYVEKQRLVRTPATTANASVFYKFTRFAKGLKVGAGAYFIGDRLAGWNDTKNGSTGLGARNGISRSFALKDYTTVMVSVGYEWKKFSIQGKVGNLFDVENYNVHENYSVNPITPRNYYFTLTYRL comes from the coding sequence ATGAAAAGACAACTACTTTCTTTAGGTCTTCTATTTATCGCTGTTTCAGCGAGTTCACAGATGAAAAATGCGGAAGCAGACACCATCAGAACTCAGACCATTGAGGATATTAATCTTCACAAAACAGGAAATCCTAACCAGGCAAGACCATTATCGACAAAATCAAACCTGACGGTAATGGAAAATCCACAGCCTATTGCTATTGTTACCCACGAAATCATTGAGCAACAGCAAGCAAAACAGCTTAGCGATGTTCTTCAGAATGTAAACGGAATGTATGTTACTTCATCCAGAGGAAATTCTCAGGATAGCTTTGGTGGACGTGGTTTCATTTTAGGAAATGATAATATCTTCAAAAACGGAACAAGAGTAAATAGCGGCGTTTTTCCTGAAGTAAGTGGTCTGGAAAGAGTTGAAGTTTTAAAAGGGGCAAATGCAATGTTATTTGGTAATGCTGCTGCAGGTGGTATCATCAACATGATTACAAAGAAGCCTAAATTCAATTTTGGTGGAAGTATTGGATTAAATGGTGGTAGCTGGAATTCTTATAAACCAACAGTTGATATTTACGGCCCTTTATCAAAGAATATTGCTTTCAGAATAAATGGAGCTTACGAATATGCAGAAAGTTTCAGAGATGTTGTAGAATCAGAAAAATATTACTTCAATCCTTCATTCCTTTTCAATTTAAGCCCAAAATCGCAATTGATCGTTGAAGCAGATTATCTTAAGAATAATTTTACTCCTGATTTCGGTCTTGGATCCATCACCAATCCTGATGGAAGTTATAAAATCAATGACCTACTCCCTAAAAATGCTTTCTTAGGAGCCGACTGGCAATATCAAAATGTAGAACAAGTTTCTACCAACATCACTTTTAATCATCAGTTTACTGAAAAATGGTCATTAAATACTGTAGCTTCTTATCAGAATTATACTAAGGACTACTATTCTACTGAAAGAGTACAATGGGGATATGAAAAGAACACGAACCGTCTTTTCTGGCAAAGACCTTTAAATAAAACATTTAACGAACAAAATTACACTTCATTACAAGTTAATATTAATGGAGAGTTCAATACCGGAAAAATCAATCATAAGGTTTTAATTGGTACTGATGGAGACTATGGTGTTCAAAATAACTACACTTATACCAATCCAACTATTTATGGGACTAATGGCAATACTTCACCCATTAATAACAACCTTTATTTAGATGATTCATCAAGTTGGGCTAGTGGAAAAATGCCTGATGCTTCTTTAAAAGACAGAACAAGAATTCCTACACAAAGATTTGGTATTTACATTCAGGATTTCATAAGCCTTACCAAACAGTTTAAAGTAATTGCTGGTTTAAGATGGTCTTATTTAGAAACAATGACTAATACTAAAAACACATTTTCAAACGACCTTGGAGATGTTGATCAAAAAAATACTGCTATATCAGACAGAGCATTTTCTCCAAAAGCTGGTTTAGTATATATGCCAAATGATAACCTTTCTGTATTTGCAACCTACACCAATTCTTTTGCTCAAAATACTGGAAAAGACATTTATGAGCAAGCATTAAAGCCTACTACTATTGATCAATATGAAGCAGGAGTAAAAAAGAATTTTTGGAATAATGCTTTAGCTGTAAACCTGACAGCATATCAAATTGTTTACAATAACTATTATCAAACCGCACCTCAATTAGCAAACGGGCAGGCGAATTCAGATTCATTCTATAAAGAATTCGCAGGAAAAATGAGAAGCCGTGGTGTTGAATTGGATATCACTGGAAATCCAACAGAAAATTTATCCATTATTGGAGGATTCTCTTACAACAACTCTGTATATCTTGATACACCAGACGGTTTTGGATATGTTGAGAAACAAAGATTGGTAAGAACACCAGCTACAACAGCTAACGCTTCTGTATTTTATAAATTCACACGTTTTGCAAAGGGATTGAAAGTAGGCGCAGGAGCTTACTTCATCGGTGATAGATTAGCTGGATGGAATGATACTAAAAATGGTTCTACCGGCTTAGGTGCGCGTAATGGAATCAGTAGATCATTTGCTTTAAAAGATTACACTACCGTAATGGTATCTGTAGGGTATGAGTGGAAAAAATTCTCAATCCAAGGGAAAGTGGGCAACCTGTTTGATGTCGAAAACTATAATGTTCACGAAAATTATTCAGTGAATCCTATCACTCCGAGAAACTACTATTTCACGCTGACATATAGACTTTAG
- a CDS encoding peroxiredoxin, whose protein sequence is MSIKLGDTAPNFQAESSLGDINFYNYLGDSWGILFSHPADYTPVCTTELGYTAKLQSEFAARGTKVIALSVDGVEDHQNWVKDINETQNTNVRFPIIADKDRKVSELYDFIHPNASVTATVRSLLIIDPSKKVRLIITYPASTGRNFDEILRVLDSLQLVDNYHVATPVNWENGEDVIVPPTISTEEARKIFPKGVTEIKPYLRYTPQPNT, encoded by the coding sequence ATGTCAATTAAACTAGGAGATACGGCACCCAACTTTCAGGCAGAGTCATCTTTAGGTGATATCAATTTCTATAATTATCTGGGAGATTCCTGGGGGATTTTGTTTTCACATCCTGCAGATTATACCCCGGTATGCACTACAGAGTTGGGATATACTGCAAAATTGCAGTCTGAATTTGCTGCCAGAGGAACGAAAGTGATTGCTTTAAGTGTAGATGGAGTAGAGGATCATCAAAACTGGGTAAAAGATATTAATGAAACTCAGAATACCAATGTCCGGTTTCCTATTATTGCTGATAAAGACAGAAAAGTTTCAGAGCTGTATGATTTTATTCATCCTAATGCTTCGGTGACGGCTACTGTACGTTCTCTTTTGATTATTGATCCTTCCAAAAAAGTAAGACTGATTATTACCTATCCGGCCTCTACAGGAAGAAATTTTGACGAAATCCTTAGAGTGCTGGATTCTCTACAATTGGTAGATAATTATCACGTAGCCACTCCTGTTAATTGGGAAAATGGAGAAGATGTCATTGTTCCGCCAACGATTTCTACAGAAGAAGCACGCAAGATATTCCCAAAAGGAGTGACAGAAATAAAACCCTATTTACGATACACGCCACAGCCCAATACATGA
- the sucC gene encoding ADP-forming succinate--CoA ligase subunit beta — MNLHEYQSKEILSKYGVAIQRGFVANNVEEAVAAAEKLTAETGAQAWVVKAQIHAGGRGKGGGVKFSPNMDKLKENAQNIIGMQLVTPQTSAEGKKVHSVLVAEDVYYPGESETKEFYVSILLDRAEGKNTIVYSTEGGMDIEHVAEVTPHLIHNELIDPAIGLQGFQARKIAFNLGLEGNAFKEFVKFISSLYNAYTGIDASLFEINPVLKTSDNKIIAVDAKVTLDDNSLFRHKDLAELRDTREEDPMDVEAGEAGLNFVKLDGNVACMVNGAGLAMATMDIIKLSGGNPANFLDVGGTADAQRVQTAFGIILRDPNVKAILINIFGGIVRCDRVAQGVVDAYKAMGSLPVPLIVRLQGTNAVEAKKLIDESGLPVHSAITLEEAANKVKEVLA; from the coding sequence ATGAATCTTCACGAGTATCAATCAAAAGAGATTTTATCAAAGTATGGAGTAGCTATCCAACGTGGTTTCGTTGCAAACAACGTAGAAGAAGCTGTAGCAGCTGCTGAAAAATTGACTGCTGAAACCGGAGCACAGGCTTGGGTTGTAAAAGCGCAGATTCACGCAGGTGGTCGTGGTAAAGGTGGGGGTGTTAAGTTTTCTCCAAACATGGATAAACTTAAAGAGAACGCTCAGAATATCATCGGAATGCAGTTGGTAACTCCTCAAACTTCTGCTGAAGGTAAAAAAGTACACTCTGTTTTGGTTGCAGAAGATGTTTATTATCCAGGAGAATCTGAAACTAAAGAATTTTATGTTTCTATTCTTTTAGATAGAGCTGAAGGAAAAAATACAATCGTATATTCTACTGAAGGTGGTATGGATATTGAGCACGTTGCAGAAGTAACTCCTCATTTGATCCACAATGAACTTATTGATCCGGCTATCGGTCTTCAAGGATTCCAGGCTAGAAAAATTGCTTTCAACCTAGGTCTTGAAGGAAATGCATTCAAAGAATTTGTGAAATTTATTTCATCTCTTTACAATGCTTATACAGGAATTGATGCTTCTCTTTTCGAAATCAACCCGGTATTAAAAACTTCTGATAACAAGATTATCGCTGTAGATGCTAAAGTAACTTTAGATGACAACTCATTGTTCCGTCACAAAGATTTAGCTGAACTTAGAGATACAAGAGAAGAAGATCCAATGGATGTAGAAGCTGGTGAAGCTGGTCTTAACTTCGTAAAACTAGATGGTAACGTTGCTTGTATGGTAAACGGAGCTGGTCTTGCAATGGCAACTATGGATATCATCAAATTATCAGGTGGTAACCCTGCTAACTTCCTTGACGTAGGAGGTACTGCTGATGCTCAGAGAGTACAGACTGCTTTCGGAATCATCTTAAGAGATCCAAACGTAAAAGCTATTTTGATCAACATCTTCGGAGGTATTGTAAGATGTGACAGAGTTGCTCAGGGAGTTGTAGATGCTTACAAAGCTATGGGTAGCCTTCCGGTTCCATTGATCGTAAGATTACAAGGGACTAATGCTGTAGAAGCTAAAAAATTAATTGACGAGTCTGGTCTTCCGGTACACTCTGCAATTACTTTAGAAGAAGCTGCAAACAAAGTAAAAGAAGTTTTAGCTTAA
- a CDS encoding mechanosensitive ion channel family protein yields MEKTGLRYVDLVYKVLENWYVTFAELTPKLIVGILVFTFFLITSKYLSQIAVKLFHKFFPKSKKESSLVTLISIFRFLIMLMGTFIALEIMGFSGFLWKFIGSLGVAGVIAGVALKDLVSSIFSGMLIGIDKAYKVGDYITIGAHSGTVQEIGFLTTKILTDDGKKAYIPNQVVFNAPFYNITASPQRRIILNFEIPADEDISIAQKGILDVIKNLDNVDKLDTIEVIFTDLKQGAFNLQVKFWIKVGANLAQVRSKAYLGIKERFDVDKVQLVTPTSISITNGENNLHENQDK; encoded by the coding sequence ATGGAGAAGACCGGACTCAGGTATGTAGATCTTGTTTATAAAGTATTGGAAAACTGGTATGTGACATTTGCTGAGCTTACCCCCAAACTTATTGTCGGAATTTTAGTATTTACATTTTTCCTGATTACCAGTAAATATTTAAGCCAGATAGCCGTAAAACTCTTCCACAAATTCTTCCCGAAGAGCAAAAAAGAGAGTTCATTAGTTACTTTAATCAGTATCTTCAGATTCCTGATCATGCTGATGGGAACTTTTATTGCCCTTGAAATAATGGGTTTCAGCGGCTTTCTCTGGAAGTTTATCGGAAGTCTGGGAGTTGCAGGGGTTATTGCAGGGGTTGCCCTGAAAGATCTTGTATCCAGTATTTTCTCCGGAATGCTGATTGGAATTGACAAAGCATATAAAGTAGGTGATTATATTACCATTGGAGCACATTCAGGAACGGTACAGGAAATCGGGTTTTTAACGACCAAAATTCTTACTGATGATGGAAAGAAGGCTTATATTCCCAATCAGGTTGTTTTCAATGCGCCGTTTTATAATATTACTGCTTCCCCACAGCGCAGGATTATTTTAAATTTTGAAATTCCAGCTGATGAAGATATCAGTATAGCACAGAAAGGAATTCTGGATGTGATTAAAAACCTTGACAATGTGGATAAATTAGACACCATTGAGGTCATCTTTACAGACCTGAAACAAGGTGCATTTAATCTTCAGGTGAAGTTCTGGATAAAAGTGGGTGCTAACCTGGCTCAGGTAAGAAGTAAGGCTTATTTAGGTATTAAAGAGCGTTTTGATGTGGATAAAGTTCAGCTGGTAACGCCTACAAGCATCAGTATTACCAATGGGGAGAATAATTTACATGAAAACCAGGATAAATAA
- a CDS encoding outer membrane beta-barrel protein, with product MKKLILTGILAVAGLTATANAQIQKGNWMVGGNLAGANFGLNEGAGYDFAIQPKGAYFIEDNIAVGGYVDLGFKGAKDAPTTFTYNVGALGRYYLNPGEQGVNNLLHHGRWFFEGNVGVGGMSISKGGSSSNGLNFGFGPGYSYFITPNIGLEGLVKYDANAGFGSGGYTNKITFGLGFQIYLPTSKAKQIINDVK from the coding sequence ATGAAAAAACTTATTTTAACAGGGATATTAGCCGTAGCAGGTTTAACAGCAACCGCAAACGCTCAGATTCAAAAAGGTAATTGGATGGTAGGGGGTAACCTTGCAGGGGCAAATTTTGGTTTAAATGAAGGAGCAGGATACGACTTTGCAATTCAGCCAAAAGGAGCATATTTCATTGAAGATAATATTGCAGTTGGGGGATATGTGGATTTAGGCTTCAAAGGAGCTAAAGATGCACCCACTACTTTTACATATAATGTAGGAGCATTAGGGCGTTATTACCTTAACCCAGGAGAACAAGGAGTAAACAACTTGCTTCACCACGGAAGATGGTTCTTCGAAGGTAACGTAGGTGTTGGAGGGATGTCAATCTCTAAAGGAGGTTCTTCTTCTAACGGTCTTAACTTCGGATTCGGGCCTGGTTATTCTTACTTCATCACTCCAAACATCGGATTGGAAGGTTTAGTGAAATATGATGCAAATGCAGGATTCGGAAGCGGTGGATATACTAACAAAATTACTTTTGGTTTAGGATTCCAGATTTACCTTCCAACGTCTAAAGCAAAACAAATCATCAACGACGTTAAGTAA